The following DNA comes from Fusarium fujikuroi IMI 58289 draft genome, chromosome FFUJ_chr03.
CACAAATCTTGCTTCTATCCTTGGATCTTCATAGCATGTGCTGTAAGTGATGCAACCGCAGAAGGGGAGTACTTTGCACAGTATTCCTCAATTCCCAAGTTGACTTCCATGTATAACGGAGAATGATGTAAAGTCCCTTTTTAGCAAGGACGTGGCGATATGTCATCTCTGAAAACATTATGAACCCAGACAAAGATATGGTAATTGAGACATTGAACTTTGATTCTGGAATGAATTGCCGTCGATCACTAGATCCCTAGCCTAAAGCTGAAACACACTGGAATGTCAAACACACATTCTCTGTAAAAGTCTATTCTTCTAGATCTACAGAAACATAGATCTTTCAGTCAACCCAGGACTGCCTCAATCTACCAGCGATTACAAGCAACTTCTCCTTTACAACTGCTAGGGTATTTTGCATAACAACCGATCCCAAGAATTAATCAATCTCAGCTTCCCTTCATCCGCCATAACCTCGTGATGCTCCGTCATCCGTCACTTCAATCCTCTGCCAAGAGCCCAGGTGACAAAGGAAACATTAATAGTATAAGCTTACGGAATAGACCTCTAGGGCCCACAGGGATTAACCGTAGCCTGTTGAAAGGCATTCCACTACCACAGTTCTCGACTGCGTCGAGGGGTTCCTCCACTGCTCTGAGGTCGCCATGGATCAGAGCTTCCATTGAACGCACCATCGTCGCCCCCTTGGCCAGGCACGGCCAAAAACACGCCAGCTCCATTACCAACCATGACACTACGTCGAGCATCCCCTCGGTCCCACCCAGACCCTGTGACATCGGCCGCCAGCCCGTAGCTGCTAACCGGTCGGCGAGACGGTGCTGCAGCAGATCTGATCATTGGATCAACTGATACAAAGTTCCATTTTCCAAACTCGTCGCTCTTGGTAAAAACTTCGAGTGTGTGCGTGGGAGCTGCCGAAGAGGGATTGCGAGGAGCGAATGGATTATTAGAGCTGAAGCGTTTGCTGGGTGGTTGGATATTCGACATGGGCCTTCTAGGCATAGGAAGATTCGCTGACTTTGGTGATAGGTTGGATGATGGGAAGGCAAACCCTGGAGTGGATTTCGCAGATGAATTAGATCCAGTGCGTACATGCCCTCCAGCGAATGCAGCATTGGGAGGTGGAAGTCCCTGTAACTGGTCAGGGAAGCTTTCATCATGAACGTAGAGTCGCCTTAGTCTAGGGAATCCGCCGCCAAGGATGGAGCTCGCAAGATATGAGTAATAGCCCATCGTTACACTGGAGAAGGCACCCGCTGAACATGAAGAAACTTCAAACCGCAAAGTCTCGAGCGTTCTTGAAGCCAGTGGACGTGAATTGGCCGATGTTGGGAATTGTTCAGAAACGTTGGCCTGAATGGCAAATGTCTTGAGAGACGAGGCCATTGTGAAGATTTCTTGCAAGCTGGCAGGGTGAACGCCTGTATTATTAAGCGTCAGGACCGTCAGAGCTTGCTGTGTCTCTTGCCAGGCAAGATACTCGATAAGGCCCTTTAATGTCACTCCCGGTGTATCCTTCAGCACTAATTCCTTCATCGGTGGTAGCGTAGGAAGACCATCTGATGAGGACAGGACCTCATCCGAGAGACCTGGCGTGTTTGATACCTTGAGCGCTTGCAAGTTGGTGAGACTACCAAGAACAGCCCGAAGTGTCATGGCATCAATAGCGAGGTCGTTTAATTCTAGCACCTCAAGATTCGGCCAGACTTGACCCGAGGCGAGCATGGCCAGGCTTCGCTCGGAACCTCCCATATATGTCATCTTTCGGAGATTAGGACATCGAGCTTGGACTTCGAGGCGGAGGGTCGCGTAATGAGGGTCATCGCAAAACATGCCCTCGGGCAGGTCGACATATCGTAGGTTTGGAAGAACCGCGATGGTCTGGGCAAGCTCAACATGGGAGGATTCGCGCAACATGTATGGAAGCTTCAAATATTGTACAGACTTTCCAATACGTGTAGGATCATCACGGACAGTACGTCGGAGGAGACGGAGACGAGCTTGAGCAGGATCCTCAGGGACACCATTGCGATCGAAGCGGGAGGTCTTTTTACGTTTCTCGGCAAGCCATTCTTCTAAACGGCAGTAGTGGACTGGATCGATACGAACGCTATGGTATCTAGGAAACAGTTAGCTGCTGAACATCATCGAACCACCATGACACGACTTACAAGATCTTGACCGCGCTGGGCCGCCATGCGCGACAAACTTGAACACAATGAGCTAAATCACGAAGGTCGCATAGCATGCACCTGCTGTCACTCGTGCTTGCGCTACCCTCACAAGTATCATAAGTCTCGTCAAGGGCGTGCGGGCAAACAAAAGTAAAGATGCGCTCGAGCACCTTTGATGGCAGATGAGCAAATAGATATGCTGAGTGCCGAGTTGGGGGGTATAACGGTGGGCGTCCAGCACCAGGAGGACGGAACTCTATAGGAACAATGAAGTCTGAGCTCTGGCCGCCACTACcggccttgtccttcttgttccGACGTCGGAAGGGGTTTCGCATCTTGGCGTGCGGTTGTCTGGCTGTAGGGACAGATCGCGAGTGGATAGAGACAGGGAAGATTGGAGGGCCTcacaaaaaagaaagagagaaaagtgGTGAtatagaagagaaagaatgaaagaaaggaagaaggagCAACAACACGCAACAGAAATCGAAGAACAATAGAGGCTCAGGCTCTTTTGAGAGGCTGAACTGAATGGAGACCAGGTCAGCGAGAGgcgagaggaagaggagaaagtgACCGAGGGGACTTTATTAAGATCGAACCCCAATTCCAATTGAATTCTGGGGAACTGAATAATTGCAGGGGGGCACCACCAGGGTACCTGCCTTTTCGGATGTGGATGGAAGCACGTGCGTGCCAATGAATGAGACTCTATATCCGGCATTGAAAATGGGAAAGAACAAAGACCAAGCGATAGCTtaagctaggtaggtacctaagctTGCAACCCAACCAAAAGGGCAAGAATCAAATATTCTTATTATGCATCTTtcttcaaggctgatgtTTCAGGGGATAAACGCTGTATCCAAACGGCCTGCAGCCTTACCCCGCCAGCCCGCATTCCTCTGCACTTTCAGAGGGTGGCGTTTGTCTCTAAGCGCGTGGCCTCTGCGCTTTGATGCTCTAATGCTGTAGCTGATCAGCACCTCCTTGCTCACTGGCAGATCATCGATCAGCAGGGGGCAGAGAGAGggacagaaacagaaacagaaacgaCCCTGAGCACAGAAAAAAGTCTTGGCTGCCAGGAATGGAATAAAGAGACCTCGTCAATATCAAACTTGTCCTGCGTATCACAGGCCGGCAAACATTACATTGCAACGCAGTGGATGGCTTAAACTTTACCCCCTTTTGCTATGATATGCAGTCAGCGGAAAAGGGGTTGGATCTACAAGTGCCACGGGCGTAAGCGCCTCTGTTTCTAGGTGAGAAACTAAATGAGGACAGGATCCTCCAGTCCGAATCAATTGCCTGACTGCGTTGTATTGTGTTGCCTTGCATgtgtctcttttctctgtcTGTGATAGCTGTAGGACTTCTCGCATGTGCAGCCAATGGGTTCCTTTTATAGCAAACATGGGCTCACAACCCATGTCTTTAACTGGGCAAACCAACGCATTTCGTCGGCAGTCATGAATTAAATTGGATCGCTGACTGTTCGTGTTtgcctttgctttgcttttgctcaATTTAGACCCTGAACATGACGTCAATTGGTCGCGTTTCATCTGGTGATGGTGCGTTGAAGAactgatgatgctggcaGGTCTTGGTTAATGATTGACACAACTCTCCTAGACTGAATAGACACGTTCACTGCTAGACTGTCAAAGACCTGGCTTATTCGGAACTTTTCTGATTTCGTGTTTTGATACAGATCACCAAATTGAGAATGTGTATCTTCTGGCCAGCATCGATATCCTCAAGCACCTTAGGCTCCCTCCACTAGGGGGCTGTGTCGAGGTAGCCTTGGGCAAGGCATTGAATCAATCAAAGGTTATAATCTCACCCAAAGTCTCGTGGAAATATTCATAACTCGACCATGAGATCATTTTATTGCCCGTTTTTTAACTATGAAGCGCTTTTCACAAATCCCCACCCGCTCTCTCACTCGTCGATTATTCTCACAATCCATAAGCCAAGCATCTTCACGCTTATACAAACCTCTTAACCCTAGGACATCACAGATTAGACTCCTCAAAATACCACCAGACCCATCCTCAGAATTCGAACTTGTCACTGTATCTCTCGACGATGAACCCAAGTATGCGGCACTGTCCTATCTCTGGGGCGACCCCGAAAAATATGGCCAGGTCACTATCAAAGGAAACACTGTCAAAATCCCGGACAACTTAGCTTCAGCCTTTCTCTGCGTCTTAAGCGATGACTCTTTCCGATCACAGTCACACGTCAGATACCTTTGGGCTGATGCGATTTGTATCAACCAGAacgatcttgatgagagaTCTCAACAAGTTCAACTCATGCGTCGTATCTTCCAACGCGCACATGTCACGTTTGCCTGGGTCGGCCCAAAAGACTATTCTCTTGCTTTTGAAACTATCAAAACAATCACGAATGAGATATATGAGAATACGCCCAGGGGAAATGCTCCATATAAGACAAACTTCGATCTCGCATGGTTGCGGCGCCATCCTATGCTTTGTGTCGACAGAGGATCCGATTTACCAAACAACCACCTGAATGATCCTTGGTCTGCTGTAGCCGACTTCTTGCAACATCAGTACTGGCAACGAGTTTGGATATTCCAAGAAATTGTTCTCGCAAAACAActcgtcttcatcagccCAGGAGAAGATAATCTTTCTTGGTCTATGCTCCGTGATACCCCCCAAAGTATAATTTCTGTCaccaaagaaaagaagcccGATTTCCTACCAGACACAGCATGGAAACTTCTCAGAAACCCAATGTCGTGGGGGATGCTCTCATGGTTATTCCTTGCGCAAGCACGCACCAAGATCCCGGATCCAGATGGCTTCAAAGGGTGGGCTGTGTCAACTTTTGCAGCCAATTTACAGGCCACCGATGATCGAGATTATATCTATGGTCTTCTCGGAGTTTCTGGGATACCGATTACTCCTGACTATAGCCCCACGAACACGACCTCACAAGTCTATACCAAATACATTGCAGGCTGGTTGAAAGCTGCACGCACACAACAAACGGCGCATATCCACAGCCCCCTTACGTTTTTGTCCCTCGCAGGCACTGGGAAACAGGGCAACTCAGATCTACCAAGCTGGGTTCCCAACTACaaaaagaggagagaagcttCATCACCCTGGTGTTATAGTGCCAGCAATTTTCGGTCAGCCGATGAAGTTGGCCCGACTTCATCTCCCGCTCATCGTGCATGCTACCCCTATGTTACCGAAGAAACACAAAGTCTGTTCAGTTGGGGTAAAGATATGGGACATATTACTTTGTCCACTAACTGCCATTACGATTCTGATCCAGAGATCTTGGCATCGTTCATGTCTTTCGCGAGCTCTTTCACCACGCGCAATTTGCAGTATGTTACAGGGATTGCGGCTGCCCAGGCTATTATCAGGCTGATATCCATGGACAAAACCAAAAAGGTCTCTCAGGACCTTGTCGACAATGCTATGAATCTGGCCATGCTGATCACCTATTTCAATATGTCCGAGTCCCAAATTGTCACAAAAACCTGGAGCTCAAATTGGGATCATGACCTTCTCAACATGGCCTTTTCTCCACCAGAACTGGCTCCCTTGAAAGTCAGACTTAATGTTCTTGAAGAACTCAGCTCCTGGAGTCTCgaaagacgaagagaagctgtGTCAGGAATCATGCCAATGCTCTACAACTACAGATTCTTCGAGACAAATCAGGGATACTTGGGCGCAGTTGATTTTGACGTTCTTGAAGGAGATAGGCTTTGCGTGCTATGGGGATATAAAGAGCCAGTCGTGCTGAGGCCAGATGCAACGGATCGCTACACATTTGTAGGGCCAGCATATGCAGTGGATGTCGACACTGAGAACACAATTCCAAGCTCACGATCTCAAGGACAATGGTTTGAGTTACGATAAGGTCACAAGAGAGAACGACACCAAAGGGAACGAACTAAACATTAAGCTTATTTGTTCTCGATGTGTCGATGTCTTATGTACTGTGCTTTCGAAGTACGTCCGTGACCTAATGGAAGCCAGTAGCATGCCTCTTGACTTTGCCAGATGGAATGCATGACAAGCTACCAATGACTTGCTAATATTCGTATTCAACACCGCTCGCTACCCGCTTCAGCCAGTAGCATGTATAACGAATCACACCTTAGCATAAAATTCCCCAAGTGGTACAATATTGAAGTGAGTGATCCATCAATTGGCTCATTCATCTCAGGCTCAACAACTGAGAcaattaataattctatcATACATAACTCAGAAATTGATTACAAGGGTTCTAGATAGATCGTCGTAGCCTGGGGCCGCTCAAAAGTCGGCCGAGACTTGTGTCCCAATAACCATGCCCGTCCTTTCAAATGCCCCGTGTTCGCCCTGTAAACTCAAAACCGTGAGAAGCATCGTCAACACCCTCCATCATTACCGCTACCCAtataaagactattattCATAGCAGATCTCAGCTTCGAAACCAACCGAGCCGCCCATTTTTCAGAAAAGAGCGAATCTCCAAATTGTTTATATACGTAATGAAGTCGCTGAGGTCAATCCAGATCGAACTCCAACGCGAGAATGGCTCGAATGCTCGCGTAGCATTATGCAGTCGTTACCAAATGAGAATATATCAATATAGGCCGATGTACTCATCCGAATACCTTTGTGCCGATTCGACATAGTCTTAGTATGACATTTAGGCCTTGCGGGATCGAACTGAGCCGTTGGTCTTGGAGCCAGTGGCGGTGGCACCGTTGGACTTCTTGACAGGAGTAGTCTGGACCAGATGAGGGTCGGGGAGAGGAGCCTGAGACATGCGTCGAAGGCTCTGTCGGCCTGTAGGagccttgccttgcttcTTGTAGGTGGCGAAGTAGAAGGAGATGAACAGAACGAGGTAAGAGCTGATGGTAATGATACCAGAGAAAGCAGCAAACTCCTCGCCAGAGCACTTTCCAGCGTTAGGCATCCAGGGGAAGTAGGTCGAGGTGAAGTAGGTGTAAGAGGCGAAGTAGATGAAGCCGAGATCAATGACGAActggatgatctggagaCGGGTAACCCACTCCTTCCACCAAACACGGACACCACGAGCGCTCTGAAAGTAGTACCAGTACATAACGACGTGAACGAGGAGGTTCAGGACGATAGGAACCCAAGAGACGGAGGTGGAACCGATGAGCTGAGTGTAGCAAAGGAAGGCGGTGGCACCATGGTGATAGCAGTGGAGGAAGGCTGGTAAATGTTAGCTTGTCAATGTCGCACTGGAAACAAATACGTACTCagaggcttcttcttgaggaaaaggaagacggtatcaagaagctccaggTACTTGGTGAGGTAGTTGAGCTGTCGCAATTGTTAGCTGGTAGTGCGTGTAAATCTTTGATGGAAACTTACGTAGTACAGGACCACGAGGGGCTGAGTCCAGCCACCCTCGGAATCGCAGATAGCATGGAAGATGCCACCGCGGACAACGGttggaagaagctgctcaacGAAGAGAGCCAAGAGAGTACCGCTGATCAGAGTCAAGTAGAGGTtgtggatgaggaagagaccCTTAAGCTTGAAGGGCTCACGGTTGCGCATCCATTCGCGACCaccgaagatgatggcataGTAGATAACGATGAAGATCGATGTCGACTTGAGAGTGGACATAGGAGTCTCGAAAGGCACAAACTTGAAGTCATTGGCGGAGTAGCCGACAACAGCAGTGAACGCCTTGTCAAAGATGGGCCACAAGTGAACGCCAAAGGGCCGGTCGATGGTGGGCAGCGGAAGCTGCTCGTAGAAAGTAGCGGGAGACGCAGACATGATGGGCGAATTGTACGTTGAAACCGACACAATTGTTGACCGCGGGATCGTTTATTAAGTAGGGGATTTGGAGTAGTCGAGTTACGTATTCAACGtggcttttttttctctcgaACCTAAGACGCGACACGTGAAAGACGAATAAGTAAAGACTGACAAGgaatgacaagaagaagaaggttctCCGGAGAGATGAAAAGGtttaaagaagaagccaggtAAACGGCGATTGTGGGAATGCGTAGaattaaaaaggagataaaAGGGGAGAAGGAGAGTAGAGTTTTAATTGAGGGAGAGTCAGAGGAGGACGGCGCATCAAAAAGGGGAAATTTCAATCCGCACCGCTACCTTCCCTCAATCGCACTTTTACCGGGCAGATTGGATCTCCGGCTGCCGCGGACGCTGTGGCAGTAAAGTGAAAGTGGCACCTGGCACCGCACTTTCCTTCCATCGAGGTGCCACTAGTACATCTTGTAGGGGGCATCTCGAGGATTCGCCCAATTGCCATGCGTATATCTTATTTCACCAACAGGCCCGCCCCGGGTACCAAGAATTGACCAGGCTCGTGCGCTTTTGGCTACTATTTTCTAATTCCTTTCGAAAAACCATGGCACGCGCTCACAGGAGGATGGAAGCACTCGCACTGCACGCGCATGCATGCTACATATGCCCGAGATGAGGCTTCACTCCACACTGCAATTACATGTGAATATGCCGGGCTCTCCGGATGCACCAATGAAACGAGGATGTTTAGAGACTACACGTGATTTATGAAATGCCATAACGACACAATATGCTAATGATGTCCCCTGAGGCTTGTGCCCAACCGTTGCTTATTACACTTGTCTGACTctgctgtgcctgtgcctgtgaGATCGTGTCCCGAGGCTTACTGGATGCCAAGACTGCGGTGATGACCGAATGGTGTAGCCCGGTTGAAACTCATTGGCCATGTCAAACTCCAGGATAAAAGCCCGTTAGACAATGGCATTAATATCCGTACATCGTATCACGACGACATAATGCCAGGTTGTCAGATGCCATTTGCAAGCTTGATTCGCTCATGGTGAGGCCGGAAAATAATAACAGCTACTCGAAAGCACAAGGCTGGAGGGATTGCGCAACTTGATCTTCACAAAGGCCACTTCGGTACCCGACGTAAAATAGTTAGGTTGCTGCAAATCCTTGGTCATTGCAATTTCGAACAAAGGTTATATACAAATATCGGAGATTCCCCCATGTCTGGATCGATCAATACTTCAACGAATCTCAGCACGGCTCATCTgagctaaagtaaaagcCTATGAGAATCTTGATCAAGGTTTCGCTTAACTGATAGTGATTGCTCAATtcacatcatcttcatctcaaacTCCGAAGTTCGTGTCACTTGTGGCTATGGGTGTGGCGGTGCTGGTGTCTCAAGGTGTGGCTACATTGCAGCTGTCAATCAAATGGTGGGTGCCGTAATAATTTCAATGCCAGTCCGACTATTGGCGGTCCTCACGTTCCAATTCCCTGTCACCGAAAACAGCCTTGCCGATAGAGCGCAGGACGTTGTAGTTGACTGGA
Coding sequences within:
- a CDS encoding related to F-box domain protein; amino-acid sequence: MRNPFRRRNKKDKAGSGGQSSDFIVPIEFRPPGAGRPPLYPPTRHSAYLFAHLPSKVLERIFTFVCPHALDETYDTCEGSASTSDSRCMLCDLRDLAHCVQVCRAWRPSAVKILYHSVRIDPVHYCRLEEWLAEKRKKTSRFDRNGVPEDPAQARLRLLRRTVRDDPTRIGKSVQYLKLPYMLRESSHVELAQTIAVLPNLRYVDLPEGMFCDDPHYATLRLEVQARCPNLRKMTYMGGSERSLAMLASGQVWPNLEVLELNDLAIDAMTLRAVLGSLTNLQALKVSNTPGLSDEVLSSSDGLPTLPPMKELVLKDTPGVTLKGLIEYLAWQETQQALTVLTLNNTGVHPASLQEIFTMASSLKTFAIQANVSEQFPTSANSRPLASRTLETLRFEVSSCSAGAFSSVTMGYYSYLASSILGGGFPRLRRLYVHDESFPDQLQGLPPPNAAFAGGHVRTGSNSSAKSTPGFAFPSSNLSPKSANLPMPRRPMSNIQPPSKRFSSNNPFAPRNPSSAAPTHTLEVFTKSDEFGKWNFVSVDPMIRSAAAPSRRPVSSYGLAADVTGSGWDRGDARRSVMVGNGAGVFLAVPGQGGDDGAFNGSSDPWRPQSSGGTPRRSRELW
- a CDS encoding related to heterokaryon incompatibility protein (het-6OR allele), giving the protein MKRFSQIPTRSLTRRLFSQSISQASSRLYKPLNPRTSQIRLLKIPPDPSSEFELVTVSLDDEPKYAALSYLWGDPEKYGQVTIKGNTVKIPDNLASAFLCVLSDDSFRSQSHVRYLWADAICINQNDLDERSQQVQLMRRIFQRAHVTFAWVGPKDYSLAFETIKTITNEIYENTPRGNAPYKTNFDLAWLRRHPMLCVDRGSDLPNNHLNDPWSAVADFLQHQYWQRVWIFQEIVLAKQLVFISPGEDNLSWSMLRDTPQSIISVTKEKKPDFLPDTAWKLLRNPMSWGMLSWLFLAQARTKIPDPDGFKGWAVSTFAANLQATDDRDYIYGLLGVSGIPITPDYSPTNTTSQVYTKYIAGWLKAARTQQTAHIHSPLTFLSLAGTGKQGNSDLPSWVPNYKKRREASSPWCYSASNFRSADEVGPTSSPAHRACYPYVTEETQSLFSWGKDMGHITLSTNCHYDSDPEILASFMSFASSFTTRNLQYVTGIAAAQAIIRLISMDKTKKVSQDLVDNAMNLAMLITYFNMSESQIVTKTWSSNWDHDLLNMAFSPPELAPLKVRLNVLEELSSWSLERRREAVSGIMPMLYNYRFFETNQGYLGAVDFDVLEGDRLCVLWGYKEPVVLRPDATDRYTFVGPAYAVDVDTENTIPSSRSQGQWFELR
- a CDS encoding probable fatty acid elongase (FEN1), which translates into the protein MSASPATFYEQLPLPTIDRPFGVHLWPIFDKAFTAVVGYSANDFKFVPFETPMSTLKSTSIFIVIYYAIIFGGREWMRNREPFKLKGLFLIHNLYLTLISGTLLALFVEQLLPTVVRGGIFHAICDSEGGWTQPLVVLYYLNYLTKYLELLDTVFLFLKKKPLTFLHCYHHGATAFLCYTQLIGSTSVSWVPIVLNLLVHVVMYWYYFQSARGVRVWWKEWVTRLQIIQFVIDLGFIYFASYTYFTSTYFPWMPNAGKCSGEEFAAFSGIITISSYLVLFISFYFATYKKQGKAPTGRQSLRRMSQAPLPDPHLVQTTPVKKSNGATATGSKTNGSVRSRKA